The proteins below are encoded in one region of Aquisphaera giovannonii:
- a CDS encoding type II toxin-antitoxin system VapC family toxin, translating into MIVLDTNVVSEAMKPKPAAVVVDWLDEQAAETLYLSSVTIAELLFGIGSLPEGRRKQKLMTAVDGLLHLFDGRILQFDTDAARRYADLAVAARAAGKGFPTPDGYIAAIAVARGFLVATRDAIAFEAAGVAVINPWETKKGRPSRGT; encoded by the coding sequence ATGATCGTCCTCGACACGAATGTCGTCTCGGAGGCGATGAAGCCGAAGCCGGCCGCCGTCGTCGTCGACTGGCTGGATGAGCAGGCGGCCGAGACGCTCTACCTCTCCAGCGTCACCATCGCCGAGTTGCTGTTCGGCATCGGCTCGCTGCCCGAGGGCCGTCGCAAGCAGAAGCTCATGACGGCCGTGGACGGGCTCCTCCACCTGTTCGACGGCCGCATCCTCCAATTCGATACCGACGCCGCTCGCCGCTACGCCGACCTGGCCGTCGCGGCCCGTGCCGCGGGTAAAGGCTTCCCGACGCCGGACGGCTACATCGCCGCCATCGCCGTCGCCCGCGGCTTCCTGGTCGCGACCCGGGACGCCATCGCCTTCGAGGCCGCGGGCGTCGCCGTGATCAACCCGTGGGAGACGAAGAAGGGCAGACCATCGAGAGGGACATGA
- a CDS encoding FitA-like ribbon-helix-helix domain-containing protein yields the protein MPAVTIRNLSEEAHRALKVRAAHHGRSTEAEMRAILEAAVRPADRVRIGSALSSLGRRAGLNGADVEALERARDGKPADPMNIE from the coding sequence ATGCCCGCCGTCACCATCCGTAATCTGTCCGAGGAAGCCCACCGCGCCCTCAAGGTGCGGGCGGCCCATCATGGCCGCAGCACCGAGGCCGAGATGCGCGCGATCCTGGAGGCGGCGGTCCGCCCGGCGGACCGCGTCCGCATCGGCTCGGCGTTGTCCTCGCTGGGTCGGCGGGCGGGGTTGAACGGAGCCGACGTCGAGGCACTCGAACGGGCCCGGGACGGGAAGCCCGCCGATCCCATGAACATCGAATGA
- a CDS encoding amino acid permease: MNEESPIEAEPIVEDDSARTAPEDASRLHAMGYAQELARRLGGFSNFAISLSIICILAGGVTSFHLGLCGAGGASIGLGWPLVSAFALIVAATMGQLASTFPTAGGLYHWASILGGRGWGWATAWLNLAGLVTVLAAINVGTYRFAFGALGPPPGTLSPWGEYLLQAAALVLITGTQAAVNHLGIGVTARLTDFSGYWILAVSAMLTACLFAFAPTLEPSRLVELSNYGGPAGGNTWPATDQLWLLFALGLLLPAYTITGFDASAHASEETLHAATAVPRGIVRSVLVSGVAGWVFLAAVLLAAPSVAEAAGQGEGAFLWILDRTLPAGLSRSLVAGIVLAQYLCGLATVTSASRMAYAFARDGGLPFSAMLRRVSPTQRSPSAAIWFVAAASVLFTLYTPVYSTITAVCTIFLYLSYVVPTYLGARAHGRTWTEMGPWNLGRWYRPLAVVSLVGCVLLIAIGMHPPNERAIWVVGVSAALLVLAWYAGERSRFPGPPNLEQLAGGVGAGGPHERA, encoded by the coding sequence ATGAATGAGGAAAGTCCAATCGAGGCCGAGCCCATCGTCGAGGACGACTCGGCGCGCACGGCGCCGGAGGACGCGAGCCGGCTGCACGCGATGGGCTACGCCCAGGAGCTGGCTCGGCGGCTCGGCGGCTTCTCGAACTTCGCGATCTCGCTGTCGATCATCTGCATCCTGGCTGGGGGCGTGACCTCGTTCCACCTGGGGCTCTGCGGCGCGGGGGGCGCCTCGATCGGCCTGGGCTGGCCCCTGGTCTCGGCCTTCGCGTTGATCGTGGCCGCGACGATGGGCCAGCTCGCCTCGACCTTCCCGACCGCGGGGGGGCTCTACCACTGGGCCTCGATCCTGGGCGGGCGGGGCTGGGGCTGGGCGACGGCCTGGCTGAACCTGGCGGGGCTCGTCACCGTGCTGGCGGCGATCAACGTCGGGACCTACCGCTTCGCCTTCGGGGCCCTCGGCCCGCCGCCGGGGACGCTCTCGCCCTGGGGCGAGTATCTCCTCCAGGCCGCGGCGCTCGTCCTGATCACGGGGACGCAGGCGGCCGTGAATCACCTGGGCATCGGCGTGACGGCGAGGCTGACCGATTTCAGCGGGTACTGGATCCTGGCGGTCTCCGCGATGCTCACCGCCTGCCTGTTCGCCTTCGCCCCGACGCTCGAGCCCTCGCGGCTGGTCGAGCTTTCCAACTACGGCGGACCGGCCGGCGGCAACACGTGGCCGGCCACCGATCAGCTCTGGCTGCTATTCGCGCTCGGCCTGCTCCTGCCGGCGTACACGATCACGGGCTTCGACGCCTCCGCGCACGCCTCGGAGGAGACCCTGCACGCGGCGACGGCCGTGCCGCGGGGGATCGTCCGCTCGGTGCTCGTCTCGGGGGTCGCCGGCTGGGTCTTCCTCGCGGCCGTCCTGCTGGCGGCCCCGAGCGTCGCCGAGGCGGCCGGCCAGGGCGAGGGTGCCTTCCTCTGGATCCTGGACCGGACGCTCCCGGCCGGACTGTCCCGGTCGCTCGTGGCGGGCATCGTCCTGGCGCAGTATCTCTGCGGCCTGGCGACCGTGACGTCCGCCTCGCGTATGGCCTACGCCTTCGCCCGCGATGGCGGGCTGCCCTTCTCCGCCATGCTCCGGCGCGTCAGCCCAACGCAGCGGTCGCCGTCGGCCGCCATCTGGTTCGTGGCCGCGGCCTCGGTGCTCTTCACGCTCTACACGCCGGTCTACTCGACGATCACCGCCGTCTGCACGATCTTCCTGTACCTCTCGTACGTCGTCCCCACCTACCTCGGCGCCCGCGCCCACGGGCGGACCTGGACCGAGATGGGGCCGTGGAACCTCGGCCGCTGGTATCGCCCGCTCGCCGTGGTGAGCCTCGTCGGCTGCGTCCTCCTCATCGCCATCGGCATGCACCCGCCCAACGAGCGGGCGATCTGGGTCGTCGGCGTCTCCGCGGCCCTCCTGGTCCTGGCCTGGTACGCCGGCGAGCGGTCGCGGTTCCCGGGGCCGCCCAACCTGGAGCAACTCGCCGGCGGAGTTGGCGCGGGAGGCCCTCATGAACGAGCTTGA
- the eutC gene encoding ethanolamine ammonia-lyase subunit EutC, with amino-acid sequence MNELEPIRPHQAGPLDAPDLERLRALTPARILTGRAGGSYRTATHLELRADHAAARDAVLAGVDLAHDLGETFADRWGLFEVRTRAQTRQEFLLRPDLGRALDDASREAIRRECPAAVDLQVVLGDGLSAMAVRAQVPRLLPLLHEEALARGWRWGRPFLVHRCRVGVLNDIGEILDPAVVVLLIGERPGLATAESLSAYMAFRPRPDHDDSRRNLISNIHARGVPIPEAARRIAALAQQMMTLSTSGVAVKESGILSMPASNRKGLDTPPVLPGSRPLRKADLEA; translated from the coding sequence ATGAACGAGCTTGAGCCGATCCGTCCGCACCAAGCGGGGCCGCTCGACGCCCCGGACCTGGAACGCCTGAGGGCCCTCACGCCGGCCCGAATCCTGACCGGTCGCGCCGGCGGCTCGTACCGGACCGCCACCCACCTCGAGCTCCGCGCCGACCACGCCGCCGCCCGGGACGCCGTGCTCGCCGGCGTCGATCTCGCCCATGACTTGGGGGAGACTTTCGCGGATCGCTGGGGCCTCTTCGAGGTCCGCACCCGGGCGCAAACCCGACAGGAGTTCCTCCTCCGCCCGGACCTGGGCCGGGCGCTCGACGACGCCTCCCGCGAGGCGATCCGCCGCGAGTGCCCCGCGGCGGTGGACCTCCAGGTCGTCCTCGGCGACGGCCTCTCCGCGATGGCCGTCCGCGCCCAGGTCCCGCGCCTGCTCCCGCTCCTGCACGAGGAGGCCCTCGCCCGCGGCTGGCGATGGGGCCGGCCGTTCCTGGTCCATCGCTGCCGCGTCGGCGTGCTCAACGACATTGGGGAGATCCTCGACCCGGCGGTCGTCGTCCTCCTCATCGGCGAGCGTCCCGGCCTGGCGACCGCGGAGAGCCTCTCGGCCTACATGGCATTCCGCCCGCGCCCGGATCACGACGACTCGCGGCGGAACCTCATCTCCAACATCCACGCCCGCGGCGTCCCGATCCCCGAGGCCGCCCGCCGCATCGCAGCCCTCGCCCAGCAGATGATGACGCTGTCCACCAGCGGCGTCGCCGTGAAGGAGAGCGGCATCCTCTCCATGCCCGCGTCCAACCGGAAAGGCCTCGATACCCCACCCGTGCTCCCAGGGAGCCGCCCGTTGCGGAAGGCCGATCTTGAGGCTTGA